The following nucleotide sequence is from Barnesiella propionica.
CATTTTTTTGCTTAAGTATATACCAAACTATTACCGGTATCAGTAATAACAGTAAAAATAAATATAGCGGATTCGCAAATACCATTTCTTTATTTTTTTTATATAACAGAAATAATTCTGTTCTCTATAATTATTTCACTTGTGAAACTCCGTCGGAATCTTTACTTTCGGCAGTTTCTTTATTTTCAATTTCAGAAATGACCGGTTCTTCGGGCTTGGTTTCATCAACAAAGTTTACAGCCCTGCGCATAGCCATTTCATTATCATCCGGCAAAGGCCTCATTTTGGCAAATTTTACAAAATCGGCCATTTCCAGAATTTCCTTCAATTGCTGGTTAACCGCTTTTGTCTCGTCATTTCTACGCAACGTATCTATAATCTGGGAAGATGTCATTTCCATAGCATTTACATGAAAACGCTCATCAATATATTCCCTCAATATATCGGTCAGTTTCGTATAATATTCCTTTTCCTGTCCACTCTGCCATAATTTAGATTCTTTCAATGCAGACAATGCAGACAAAGCCCTTTCGTGAGGAGGTAACAAATTTTTCTCATCTATTGCTTCGGGAGCTATTTTATGTTTTTTCCAATATATATATCCAAATACTCCTGCAGCAATAAGAATCAAAATAACGAGTACATACCATATCCATTCCGGAATAAAGTCCCATAAAACGAACTCAGGAGAATCCACCCCTTTAATATCCATTTCTGCGGCAGTAGTATCCACTTCTACAGGAACGACTTTAAGACTTAGCTCATTCGTTTTAAACGTATCTTTACCCAGTATGTATTTGAACGGAGGAATATAATAAAACCCCGAATCAAAAGAAGTTACCAATACATCGTTATTAATCTGAAAACGATTGTTTTTCAGGTCTGTCGTATCGGGCTTCGATATTTTCAAAACTTCTACTCCGGAAACCAAAGTATCGCCAATAACAGGTAACATAACGGTCTGTCCTTTATCCTGAACCATTTCCAAATGGATAACAGTCTGTTCCCCCATCCATATAGCCGTAGAATCCATTCTGGCTTTCACGACCACATTATCGGCCGATAACCCGAAAGATGTTCCCAATACTATAGAAAGGCAAACCGCCTTTAATACCGATTTATAATTCAATGCAACCATTCTCTTCCAATTTTTTATTATCAGCCTCGTCTTTTGAACAAGTTCATGAGTGCAACGACATAATCTTCATCCGTCGCTATAGAAGCGAGGTCTACGCGGCTTTTTCGCAAAGTGTCCTGCATTACGGCCTGGCGGTTCTTCCACCATTGAGCATATGTTTTACGAACTTTCGAAGAAGACGAATCTACCCAATTTTCTGTTTCCCTTTCTGCATCATACATTTTTATGAGCCCTACATCCGGAAGTTCAGTTTCTCGTTTATCATAAACCTGTATAGCAACCAAATCATGTTTACGACCGGCTATAGATAATGCATTACTATAATCGGGCGCAGCAATAAAATCAGATATTAGAAACGCCGTACTTCTTTTTTTAATGGCATTCGTCATATACTCCAGTACGACACCTAAATCCGTTCCTTTATCTTCCGGCTGAAAATCTATCAATTCTCTGATAATGTATAAAATATGCTTTTTCCCTTTTTTAGGAGGAATGAATTTTTCTATTTTATCGGAGAAAAAGATAACTCCAATCTTATCGTTATTCTGTATGGCGGAGAAAGCTATGGTCGCTGCAATTTCAGCAATCATTTCTCTTTTCATCTCACCTATGGCTCCAAAATCACGACTGGACGAAACATCCACAAGGAGTATCACCGTCAGCTCACGTTCTTCTTCAAAAACCTTTATAAAAGGTTTATTATGACGGGCAGTTACATTCCAATCAATATCCCGTACGTCATCCCCATATTGATACTCACGAACTTCCGAAAAAGCCATACCACGTCCTTTAAACGCAGAGTGATACTCCCCTGCAAATATATTACGGGAGAGTCCGCGAGTTTTAATCTCTATTTGACGTACTTTCTTTAACAGTTCGCTTGTTTCCATATATCTACGTTTCTACGAATCAGGGCACCTCTACCTTATTCAGTATCTCGCTGATGATTTCTTCCGAAGTCATATTATTAGCTTCGGCCTCATAACTAAGCCCTATACGGTGACGTAAAACATCATGACATACCGCACGTACATCTTCAGGAATAACATATCCCCTTTGTTTCAGGAATGCATAAGAACGGGCTGCTAAAGCCAGGTTGATTGATGCACGGGGAGAAGCTCCGAAAGATATCATCTCTTTCAAATCCCCTAATCCATGATCCTGCGGATAGCGGGTAGCAAACACTATATCCACTATATAACGCTCTATTTTTTCATCAATATAAACTTTTCGTACGATATCACGGACTTCTACGATTTCATGAGGTTTAATAACAGGAGTTACGACCTGTTTATCTCCGCTGATATTTTGTCTGATGATTTGTTTTTCTTCTTCTTTTTTAGGATATCCGATAATGACTTTAAGCATAAAACGGTCCACCTGTGCTTCGGGAAGCGGATAGGTTCCTTCCTGTTCGATAGGATTCTGGGTAGCCATCACCAAAAACGGGTCGTCCAATTTAAATGTCTGTTCTCCTATCGTTACCTGGCGTTCCTGCATAGCCTCTAATAATGCACTCTGCACCTTGGCCGGAGCACGGTTAATTTCATCAGCCAATACAAAATTGGCGAATATCGGACCTTTTTTTACAAGGAACTGTTCTTTTGCCTGACTGTAAACCATCGTACCCACGACATCGGCAGGAAGTAAATCGGGGGTGAATTGTATACGGCTATATTTCGCATCTATCAAAGATGCCAATGTTTTAATCGCCAATGTTTTTGCCAATCCCGGAACACCCTCCAGTAAAATATGACCATTAGAGAGTAATCCTATCAACAATGAATCTACTAAATGCTTCTGACCCACTATAATCTGATCCATTCCCATCGTAATCGTATTCACAAATGAACTTTTACTGGCTATTAGTTCATTAAGTTCTCGAATATCAACTGTTTGACTCATATTTTTAAATATTATTAATTGTAAATTATTCTATTATTATTATCATATCTTTACTTGCAAAAGTAATGATGATATGTTATGATTTAACATTTAATCTGTTAAAAATGGCTAACATGTTAATTAAAAAAAACTAAGTCGCCAACTCCCTGCAAGATGACGACTTAGATTTCCATTATCTGTTTTTATCAACCAGCTTCATTGCCAACTCTTTAGCTTTGTCTATCGACTCTTTATTTTTCGCATCTATACCATATTTAGAAGCGTCCGGAATGATCAATTTAGTTCCTATGGCTATTACATCAGGATT
It contains:
- a CDS encoding cell wall anchor protein encodes the protein MVALNYKSVLKAVCLSIVLGTSFGLSADNVVVKARMDSTAIWMGEQTVIHLEMVQDKGQTVMLPVIGDTLVSGVEVLKISKPDTTDLKNNRFQINNDVLVTSFDSGFYYIPPFKYILGKDTFKTNELSLKVVPVEVDTTAAEMDIKGVDSPEFVLWDFIPEWIWYVLVILILIAAGVFGYIYWKKHKIAPEAIDEKNLLPPHERALSALSALKESKLWQSGQEKEYYTKLTDILREYIDERFHVNAMEMTSSQIIDTLRRNDETKAVNQQLKEILEMADFVKFAKMRPLPDDNEMAMRRAVNFVDETKPEEPVISEIENKETAESKDSDGVSQVK
- a CDS encoding DUF58 domain-containing protein — encoded protein: METSELLKKVRQIEIKTRGLSRNIFAGEYHSAFKGRGMAFSEVREYQYGDDVRDIDWNVTARHNKPFIKVFEEERELTVILLVDVSSSRDFGAIGEMKREMIAEIAATIAFSAIQNNDKIGVIFFSDKIEKFIPPKKGKKHILYIIRELIDFQPEDKGTDLGVVLEYMTNAIKKRSTAFLISDFIAAPDYSNALSIAGRKHDLVAIQVYDKRETELPDVGLIKMYDAERETENWVDSSSSKVRKTYAQWWKNRQAVMQDTLRKSRVDLASIATDEDYVVALMNLFKRRG
- a CDS encoding AAA family ATPase, whose translation is MSQTVDIRELNELIASKSSFVNTITMGMDQIIVGQKHLVDSLLIGLLSNGHILLEGVPGLAKTLAIKTLASLIDAKYSRIQFTPDLLPADVVGTMVYSQAKEQFLVKKGPIFANFVLADEINRAPAKVQSALLEAMQERQVTIGEQTFKLDDPFLVMATQNPIEQEGTYPLPEAQVDRFMLKVIIGYPKKEEEKQIIRQNISGDKQVVTPVIKPHEIVEVRDIVRKVYIDEKIERYIVDIVFATRYPQDHGLGDLKEMISFGASPRASINLALAARSYAFLKQRGYVIPEDVRAVCHDVLRHRIGLSYEAEANNMTSEEIISEILNKVEVP